In Candidatus Promineifilum breve, one genomic interval encodes:
- a CDS encoding glycosyltransferase family 4 protein, giving the protein MHVALNAYFWNRPHTGSGQYTRQLAGHLRRLVSDLAITLIYPATPDEPEPLDVPPGVGTMCVPTRPGHLGKVLFEQRGFPAACRRVGATLAHVPYWGPPLRSPAPLVVTIHDLTTLLEPHYNRGARPRLYNALVGAAARGANHVLTDSFSSKLDILDHLDIPEERVTAVYLGVSPRFSPQEDNSLLAMAVAQKYDLPETYVLYLGGYELHKNVMTLLHAYTFVAQALGKDYPLLLAGRKPEAVSDNYPDYDGMIARAGLSDHVRWLGYVDEADKPLLYRRASVFAFPSRREGFGLPPLEAMACGTPVVVADGGSLPEVVGSAGFVIAPDDARGMAGAIISILVDDDLAADLRRQGPEQAAKFNWEHTALETLRVYDLITN; this is encoded by the coding sequence ATGCATGTCGCCCTAAACGCCTACTTCTGGAACCGCCCCCACACCGGCAGCGGCCAGTATACCCGCCAACTCGCCGGCCATCTGCGCCGGCTGGTGTCCGATTTGGCGATCACCCTCATCTATCCGGCCACGCCCGACGAGCCGGAGCCGTTGGACGTGCCGCCCGGCGTGGGCACGATGTGCGTGCCCACCCGGCCCGGCCATCTGGGTAAGGTGCTGTTCGAGCAGCGCGGCTTTCCCGCCGCCTGCCGCCGCGTGGGGGCCACGTTGGCCCACGTGCCCTACTGGGGGCCGCCCTTGCGTTCGCCCGCGCCGCTGGTCGTCACCATCCACGACCTGACGACCCTGCTGGAGCCGCACTACAACCGCGGCGCGCGCCCCCGGCTCTATAACGCGCTGGTGGGAGCCGCCGCCCGCGGGGCCAATCACGTCCTGACCGACTCCTTCTCCAGCAAGCTCGACATCCTTGACCACCTGGACATTCCCGAAGAGCGGGTGACGGCCGTCTATCTGGGCGTCAGCCCGCGCTTCTCGCCGCAAGAAGATAATAGCCTGCTGGCGATGGCCGTGGCCCAAAAGTACGACCTGCCGGAGACCTACGTCCTCTATCTGGGCGGCTACGAGCTGCACAAGAACGTGATGACCCTGCTCCACGCCTACACCTTCGTGGCCCAGGCATTGGGGAAGGATTACCCGCTGCTGCTGGCCGGCCGCAAGCCCGAGGCCGTCTCGGACAACTACCCCGACTACGACGGCATGATCGCCCGCGCCGGCCTGAGCGACCACGTGCGCTGGCTCGGCTACGTGGACGAGGCCGACAAGCCGCTGCTCTATCGCCGCGCGTCGGTCTTTGCCTTCCCCAGCCGGCGCGAGGGGTTCGGCCTGCCGCCGCTGGAGGCGATGGCCTGCGGTACGCCGGTCGTGGTGGCCGATGGCGGCTCGCTGCCGGAGGTCGTTGGCTCGGCCGGCTTCGTCATCGCTCCCGACGACGCCCGCGGTATGGCCGGGGCGATCATCTCCATCCTGGTCGATGACGATCTGGCCGCCGACCTGCGCCGCCAGGGGCCGGAACAGGCGGCCAAATTTAACTGGGAACATACGGCGTTGGAGACGTTGCGGGTGTATGATCTAATTACGAATTAG
- a CDS encoding diacylglycerol/polyprenol kinase family protein encodes MSNTLGIIICFGYIFIIIGAAEALRRWRGYGSGFTRKVIHIGVGMMSWALPFLFTSPWPFVFACVVFMIINLIDWRYGLIGSMQSKHRNNLGTVYFPLAAAVAALIFWEQPPLLVASLMPLTWGDGLAPVIGAAYGKRFYRVHTSTRTLEGSAGFFVAGFVFTWLALWLMPGAPDISPAGALLPALVIMAVTTLIEAVSIWGLDNLAVTAAAILILSVWRF; translated from the coding sequence ATGAGCAACACCCTCGGCATCATCATCTGTTTTGGCTACATCTTCATCATCATCGGCGCGGCCGAAGCGCTGCGGCGCTGGCGAGGCTACGGCTCCGGTTTCACGCGCAAGGTCATCCACATCGGCGTGGGCATGATGAGCTGGGCCTTGCCGTTTCTGTTCACGTCGCCCTGGCCGTTCGTCTTCGCCTGCGTCGTGTTTATGATCATCAACCTGATCGATTGGCGCTACGGCCTCATCGGGTCGATGCAGAGCAAGCACCGCAATAACCTGGGGACGGTCTATTTTCCGCTGGCGGCGGCCGTGGCGGCGCTGATCTTCTGGGAACAGCCGCCGCTGCTGGTGGCGTCGCTGATGCCGCTGACCTGGGGCGACGGCCTGGCCCCGGTGATCGGCGCGGCTTACGGCAAGCGCTTCTATCGCGTCCACACCAGTACGCGCACGCTGGAGGGATCGGCCGGATTCTTCGTGGCCGGGTTTGTGTTCACCTGGCTGGCGCTGTGGCTCATGCCCGGCGCGCCCGACATCAGCCCGGCCGGGGCGCTGCTGCCGGCGCTGGTCATCATGGCCGTGACGACGCTGATCGAGGCCGTGTCGATCTGGGGGCTGGATAATCTGGCCGTGACCGCCGCGGCGATCCTCATCTTAAGCGTCTGGCGATTCTAA
- a CDS encoding carbohydrate kinase family protein, with product MAEHVLVIGATLLDTKGKPVAGLEPGTSNPAEIRSTRGGTARNVAENLARLGAEATLISAVGDDATGRQLLIQTAEAGVNLDYVQMLPGRTTGSYIALLEADGLLSVALDDVRVMEAITPDFLNRNRALFRDASLVMFDGSLSEAAIRTAVRLAKEYDVPLCADPASARLAYKLRPYLADLRLVVPNQVEEAVLCGVDFPGYDPVAGLALARRLLAEGVDIVVVTLADFGLDYATADEMGYIPPSHTRFVDSTGTGDAVTAAILFGLLNDLSPIEAIRLGAAAAAVTLQTAETVVPDLSLDMLYDHLIV from the coding sequence ATGGCTGAGCACGTTCTGGTAATCGGGGCGACGCTGCTGGATACGAAGGGCAAGCCGGTGGCCGGGCTGGAGCCGGGCACGTCGAACCCGGCCGAGATTCGCTCGACGCGCGGCGGGACGGCGCGCAACGTGGCCGAGAACCTGGCCCGGCTGGGGGCCGAGGCGACCCTCATCTCGGCCGTCGGCGACGACGCGACCGGCCGCCAACTGCTGATCCAGACGGCCGAGGCGGGCGTGAATCTGGATTACGTGCAGATGTTGCCCGGCCGCACGACCGGCTCCTATATCGCGTTGCTGGAGGCCGACGGGCTATTGTCGGTGGCCCTCGATGACGTGCGGGTGATGGAGGCGATCACGCCCGATTTCCTGAATCGCAACCGGGCGCTGTTTCGCGATGCGTCGCTGGTGATGTTCGACGGCAGCCTGAGCGAGGCGGCCATACGCACGGCGGTGCGGCTGGCCAAGGAGTACGATGTGCCGCTGTGCGCCGACCCGGCCTCGGCCCGGCTGGCCTACAAGCTGCGGCCCTACCTGGCCGATTTACGGTTGGTCGTGCCCAATCAGGTGGAGGAGGCAGTGTTGTGCGGCGTCGATTTCCCCGGCTATGACCCCGTGGCCGGGCTGGCGCTGGCGCGGCGGCTGCTGGCCGAGGGGGTCGATATTGTGGTGGTGACGCTGGCCGATTTCGGGCTGGATTACGCCACGGCCGACGAGATGGGCTACATTCCGCCGTCGCACACCCGGTTTGTCGATAGCACGGGCACGGGCGACGCGGTGACGGCGGCCATCCTGTTCGGGCTGTTGAACGATCTGTCGCCCATCGAGGCCATCCGCCTGGGCGCGGCGGCGGCGGCGGTGACGTTGCAGACGGCCGAGACGGTTGTGCCTGATTTGAGCTTGGATATGTTGTATGACCATCTTATCGTGTGA
- a CDS encoding SPFH domain-containing protein — MEKRERQFIPGLSILLLAIFLLGIIGALLHDFNGVGYGAAGAFIWGGGTLITFILGTIYLSRRLLPVQGNAGWSEGFRLLWRNYTMGAANLLYGRPRETPATTAAARKKQKEAQSELAPSFKLLGAGFFFSHEAAAITRGNSYRRAAGPGLVFLNAGESVAQVFDLRPQSRSMPVNAITKDGIPVVTSVSVSFRVQRPTPGSRPRSIEADAIPYPYDRDALFELNYAGSVDEDNRRGWTEQVCPQAASLLVTEIAKFTLDQLLLSGASDPLKTIKAQVKEGLLELQKPEVADAHPEPGQGNQAPRQILPRGIEITSVSVGTLNLPAEVVAKRIAMWEAGLANRMSREKMAGELEAQKLFQQARVQAQVENIEKLLTSIDLMRQQGGNELHEVVMLRLMEMAEAMSANLAVRRLDRGGQMVQLSAEAASELRQALGRDEE; from the coding sequence ATGGAAAAACGAGAGCGGCAATTCATCCCTGGTCTGAGCATCCTGTTGCTGGCGATCTTCCTCCTGGGCATCATCGGCGCGCTGCTCCACGACTTTAATGGCGTGGGGTATGGGGCGGCCGGGGCGTTCATCTGGGGTGGGGGAACGTTGATCACGTTTATCCTGGGCACGATCTACCTGTCGCGGCGCTTGCTGCCGGTGCAGGGCAATGCCGGCTGGTCGGAGGGGTTTCGCCTGTTGTGGCGCAACTACACGATGGGCGCGGCCAACCTGCTCTATGGCCGGCCGCGCGAAACGCCGGCAACCACCGCCGCCGCCCGCAAGAAGCAAAAGGAGGCTCAATCCGAACTGGCCCCCAGTTTCAAGCTGCTGGGCGCGGGCTTCTTCTTTAGCCATGAGGCGGCGGCCATCACCCGCGGCAACAGCTACCGGCGGGCGGCCGGGCCGGGGCTGGTCTTTCTGAATGCCGGCGAGTCGGTTGCCCAGGTGTTCGATCTGCGGCCGCAATCGCGCAGCATGCCCGTCAACGCCATCACCAAGGACGGTATCCCGGTGGTGACGAGCGTCTCGGTCTCGTTCCGGGTGCAGCGGCCCACGCCCGGCAGCCGGCCGCGCTCCATCGAAGCCGACGCCATCCCCTATCCCTATGACCGTGACGCGCTGTTCGAGTTGAATTATGCCGGCAGCGTGGACGAAGACAACCGCCGCGGCTGGACGGAACAGGTATGTCCGCAGGCGGCGTCGCTGCTGGTGACGGAGATCGCCAAGTTCACGCTAGATCAATTGCTGCTCAGCGGCGCGTCCGATCCACTGAAAACGATCAAGGCCCAGGTCAAGGAAGGTTTGCTGGAACTGCAAAAGCCGGAAGTGGCCGATGCCCACCCGGAACCGGGGCAGGGTAATCAAGCGCCACGACAGATATTGCCGCGGGGAATCGAGATCACCAGCGTTAGCGTGGGGACGTTAAATTTGCCGGCAGAGGTGGTGGCCAAGCGTATTGCGATGTGGGAGGCGGGCTTGGCCAACCGGATGTCGCGCGAGAAGATGGCCGGCGAATTGGAAGCACAGAAGCTCTTTCAACAAGCCCGCGTCCAGGCCCAGGTCGAGAATATCGAGAAATTGCTGACCAGCATCGATCTGATGCGCCAGCAAGGCGGCAATGAGCTGCACGAAGTCGTGATGTTGCGCCTGATGGAGATGGCCGAGGCCATGTCGGCCAACCTGGCGGTGCGCCGGCTGGACAGGGGCGGGCAAATGGTCCAGCTATCGGCCGAGGCGGCCAGTGAATTGCGCCAGGCGCTGGGGCGGGATGAGGAGTAG
- a CDS encoding protein-L-isoaspartate(D-aspartate) O-methyltransferase, with amino-acid sequence MATPAESDADPYADARRRMVAEQLESRGIADPAVLRAMRLVPRERFVLEPYRPYAYDDTPLPIPANQTISQPYIVAYMIAMLRLSAADRVLEIGAGSGYAAAVMSRIAAAVYSVERHAGLVDYARQRLAELGYDNVQVRHGDGTLGWPDHAPYHAIIVAAGGPSVPETLRGQLAPGGRLIMPIGRDRRRQTLVLLTQGEDGRATEEMLVPVAFVPLIGDEGW; translated from the coding sequence ATGGCTACTCCCGCCGAGTCCGACGCCGACCCCTATGCCGACGCCCGGCGGCGCATGGTCGCCGAGCAGCTGGAGAGTCGCGGCATCGCCGACCCGGCCGTGCTGCGCGCCATGCGCCTCGTGCCCCGCGAGCGCTTCGTCCTGGAGCCGTATCGCCCCTACGCCTACGACGACACCCCGCTGCCCATCCCCGCCAACCAGACCATCTCCCAACCCTACATCGTGGCCTACATGATCGCCATGTTGCGCCTGTCGGCCGCCGACCGCGTGCTGGAGATCGGCGCCGGGTCGGGCTACGCGGCGGCGGTGATGAGTCGTATCGCCGCCGCCGTCTACAGCGTCGAGCGCCACGCCGGGCTGGTTGACTACGCGCGCCAACGCCTGGCCGAACTGGGCTACGACAACGTGCAGGTGCGCCACGGCGACGGCACGCTGGGCTGGCCCGACCATGCCCCCTACCACGCCATCATCGTCGCCGCCGGTGGGCCGTCGGTGCCCGAGACCTTGCGCGGCCAGTTGGCCCCCGGCGGCCGTCTCATCATGCCCATCGGCCGCGACCGCCGCCGGCAAACGCTCGTCCTCCTGACCCAAGGCGAAGACGGCCGCGCCACGGAAGAGATGCTCGTCCCGGTGGCCTTCGTGCCGCTTATTGGCGATGAGGGCTGGTGA
- a CDS encoding ABC transporter ATP-binding protein: MQRTSEGASHRPYVEARRLTKVYRTPAGEFTALKGIDLQVQRGEFVAVIGKSGSGKSTLINLLTGIDRPTAGEVIIGGEPLHTYDEEQLAAWRGRNMGIVFQFFQLLPTLTLVENVMLPMDINRLYPPAERRERAMLLLEMVELAEQAGKRPSQVSGGQQQRVAIARALANDPGLLIADEPTGNLDSATAESIFGLFARLAAEGTTILMVTHDETLAARTHRAVMIADGEVVNEHVSRALWVLNYDQLAEVQRHVTPITYAPGSVIIRQGEMGEHFYILTGGRADVFVEHPDGHEMPVDHLRAGQYFGEMALIGRQARRATVRAADDGPVEVAALDRAAFNALVEASPGLRHELQRVISLRQLQSEVDALQDVDRATLQRLTADAPTRLIAPGETIIRRGELGETFYFILEGAVEVFAGRNGQEALIDRLGPGAHFGELALLGNRRRVATVRAAGDGPARLIELDETAFAQLRQLSARFAGQVEQTAAERQARI; encoded by the coding sequence GTGCAACGCACCTCGGAAGGTGCGTCGCACCGGCCGTATGTGGAGGCGCGGCGGCTGACGAAGGTGTATCGCACCCCGGCGGGGGAGTTCACGGCGCTGAAGGGCATCGACTTACAGGTGCAGCGCGGTGAATTCGTGGCCGTCATCGGCAAGAGCGGCAGCGGCAAGTCGACCCTGATCAATTTGCTGACCGGCATCGACCGGCCGACGGCGGGCGAGGTGATCATCGGCGGGGAGCCGCTGCACACCTACGACGAGGAGCAACTGGCGGCCTGGCGCGGCCGGAATATGGGCATCGTCTTCCAGTTCTTCCAGCTCTTGCCGACGCTGACGCTGGTGGAGAACGTGATGCTGCCGATGGACATCAACCGCCTCTACCCCCCGGCCGAGCGGCGCGAGCGGGCCATGCTCTTGCTGGAGATGGTGGAACTGGCCGAGCAGGCGGGCAAGCGGCCGTCGCAAGTGTCCGGCGGGCAGCAGCAGCGGGTCGCTATCGCCCGCGCGCTGGCCAATGACCCCGGCCTGCTCATCGCCGACGAGCCGACGGGCAACCTCGATTCGGCCACGGCCGAGAGCATCTTCGGCCTCTTTGCCCGGCTGGCGGCCGAGGGCACGACCATCCTCATGGTGACCCACGACGAGACATTGGCCGCCCGCACCCACCGTGCGGTGATGATCGCCGATGGCGAAGTGGTCAACGAGCACGTCAGCCGGGCGCTGTGGGTGTTGAACTACGACCAACTGGCCGAGGTGCAGCGGCATGTGACGCCCATCACCTACGCGCCGGGCAGCGTCATTATACGCCAGGGAGAGATGGGCGAGCATTTCTACATCCTGACCGGCGGCCGGGCCGACGTCTTCGTGGAACATCCCGACGGGCACGAGATGCCGGTCGATCATCTGCGGGCCGGGCAATATTTCGGCGAGATGGCCCTCATCGGCCGGCAGGCGCGGCGGGCCACGGTGCGGGCGGCCGACGATGGGCCGGTGGAGGTGGCGGCGCTGGATCGGGCGGCTTTTAACGCCCTGGTGGAGGCGTCGCCGGGGTTGCGCCACGAGCTACAGCGGGTCATCAGCCTGCGTCAGTTGCAGAGTGAGGTGGATGCGCTGCAAGATGTCGATCGAGCGACGTTGCAGCGGCTGACGGCCGACGCGCCGACGCGCCTCATCGCGCCGGGCGAGACGATCATTCGCCGGGGCGAACTGGGCGAGACGTTCTACTTTATATTGGAAGGGGCGGTGGAGGTGTTTGCCGGGCGCAATGGGCAGGAGGCGCTCATCGACCGGTTGGGGCCGGGCGCTCATTTCGGCGAGCTGGCGCTGCTGGGCAACCGGCGGCGGGTGGCGACGGTGCGGGCGGCGGGCGACGGGCCGGCGCGGCTCATTGAACTGGACGAGACGGCCTTCGCCCAGTTGCGCCAACTCTCCGCCCGCTTTGCCGGCCAGGTGGAGCAGACGGCGGCCGAGCGGCAGGCGCGGATATAA
- a CDS encoding SPFH domain-containing protein, protein MSTAAPPRRPAAPRARPTLPWPSVNWPWLVLALIFIGYWLFVSRLERVDAAVVLARFFVPGLPPSQAVLVPFNPVAVWLVELFHPRVLRHLIPIIVGWRLAVEAAISLMQVLYHCPDRPLAAKVLGRQRRNRVSATDSVYTALPDKLAADREQPILAEKSAQDREQSLLLRIGGPARVHVPNGYAAVTERNARFMRVLRPGVHDLGRFEYLQAVVDLQPQDRTAKDVKVLTREGIPLQADVGLTFRVDPGNTQATPKTPFPYREEAVRELAYAGAVEANSKMRSWTQGPIGQVRGALASWVAENTLDSLLANPDSSDAHALLTEEVLKRAWAGMPKEIKPLRVRVSSLTPPLEVRDQLTKMWLNNQDAEYVLARAKGLAPLMEEEEVARIDAEIAMIQAIEDSIRHTRQEVGPNLSSYILALRLMEALRRMFNYSADSIQNAGGESHRELGQGAVAQLQAEVERVDERLADMEEQLRPPSSPNFRPSTNG, encoded by the coding sequence ATGAGCACTGCCGCCCCGCCGCGCCGCCCTGCCGCTCCCCGTGCCCGGCCGACCTTGCCCTGGCCGTCGGTCAACTGGCCGTGGCTGGTCCTGGCGCTCATTTTTATCGGCTACTGGTTGTTCGTCAGCCGGCTGGAACGGGTCGATGCCGCCGTGGTGTTGGCCCGCTTCTTTGTGCCCGGGTTGCCGCCCAGCCAGGCGGTGCTCGTGCCCTTCAATCCCGTGGCGGTCTGGCTGGTGGAGTTGTTCCACCCGCGCGTGCTGCGTCATCTCATCCCGATCATCGTCGGTTGGCGGTTGGCCGTGGAGGCAGCCATCAGCCTGATGCAGGTGCTCTATCATTGCCCTGACCGGCCGCTGGCGGCTAAGGTGCTGGGCCGCCAGCGCCGCAATCGGGTCAGCGCGACCGATTCCGTCTATACCGCCCTGCCGGATAAGCTGGCCGCGGATCGCGAGCAACCGATCCTGGCGGAGAAGTCGGCCCAGGATCGCGAGCAATCGCTCCTGCTGCGCATCGGCGGGCCGGCCCGCGTCCACGTGCCCAACGGCTATGCCGCCGTGACGGAGCGCAACGCGCGCTTTATGCGCGTACTGCGGCCCGGCGTCCACGACCTGGGGCGCTTTGAATATTTGCAGGCGGTCGTCGATTTGCAGCCGCAGGATCGCACGGCCAAGGACGTGAAGGTGCTGACGCGCGAGGGCATCCCGTTGCAGGCCGACGTGGGGCTGACCTTCCGCGTCGATCCCGGCAACACGCAGGCCACCCCCAAGACTCCCTTTCCCTATCGCGAAGAGGCGGTGCGGGAGTTGGCCTATGCGGGCGCGGTGGAGGCTAACAGCAAAATGCGTTCGTGGACGCAGGGGCCGATTGGCCAGGTACGCGGCGCGCTGGCGAGTTGGGTGGCCGAGAACACCCTTGACAGCCTGCTGGCCAACCCCGACTCGTCCGATGCCCACGCCTTACTGACCGAAGAAGTGTTGAAACGGGCCTGGGCGGGGATGCCCAAGGAGATCAAGCCGTTGCGGGTGCGTGTCAGCAGCCTAACCCCGCCCTTGGAGGTCAGGGATCAACTGACCAAGATGTGGTTGAACAATCAGGACGCGGAATATGTCCTGGCGCGGGCCAAAGGCCTGGCGCCCCTGATGGAGGAGGAGGAAGTGGCGCGCATTGACGCCGAGATCGCCATGATTCAAGCCATCGAGGATAGCATTCGCCACACGCGGCAGGAAGTCGGCCCCAATCTATCCAGCTACATTTTGGCGTTACGGCTCATGGAGGCGTTGCGACGTATGTTCAATTATTCGGCCGACAGTATCCAGAACGCCGGCGGCGAGAGCCACAGGGAGTTGGGCCAGGGGGCCGTGGCTCAATTGCAGGCTGAAGTCGAGCGGGTCGACGAACGCTTGGCGGACATGGAAGAGCAGTTGCGCCCGCCGTCATCGCCCAATTTCCGGCCGTCCACGAATGGCTAA
- a CDS encoding dimethylarginine dimethylaminohydrolase family protein, whose translation MMKHYGGQTMIAPLQTVLVRRPDEAFGAADPALWHYTDQPYLPLAQQEHDAFVNTLLGRGVEVVYHDAPLRDRADAIFVHDPALLTDRGAIILRMGKSLRVGEEDALEMTLRRLGVPILYRLSGAATAEGGDLMWLDERTLCVGLGFRTNAAGLAQLGEALAGSGVELVPVQLPYFEGPDACLHLMSLISMVDDDLAVVYRPLLPVPFYQLLEARGVELIDVSDEEFATMGTNVLALGPRDCLMLDHNHETRAALEAAGCRVTVYRGDELSLKAEGGATCLTRAILRETTD comes from the coding sequence ATGATGAAGCATTATGGCGGGCAAACTATGATCGCGCCGTTGCAGACGGTGCTGGTGCGGCGGCCGGATGAGGCTTTCGGCGCGGCCGATCCGGCGCTGTGGCATTACACCGACCAGCCCTATCTGCCGCTGGCCCAGCAGGAGCATGACGCCTTCGTCAATACGCTGCTGGGGCGCGGCGTGGAGGTGGTCTACCACGACGCGCCGCTGCGCGACCGGGCCGACGCCATCTTCGTCCACGACCCGGCGCTGCTGACCGACCGCGGGGCGATTATCCTGCGCATGGGCAAGTCGCTGCGAGTGGGCGAGGAGGACGCGCTGGAGATGACGCTGCGGCGGCTGGGCGTGCCCATCCTCTACCGGCTGAGCGGCGCGGCGACGGCCGAGGGGGGCGATCTCATGTGGCTGGACGAGCGGACGCTGTGCGTGGGGCTGGGCTTTCGCACCAACGCCGCCGGCTTGGCCCAATTGGGCGAGGCCCTGGCCGGGTCGGGGGTCGAACTGGTGCCGGTGCAGTTGCCGTATTTCGAGGGGCCGGACGCCTGCCTGCACCTGATGTCGCTGATCAGCATGGTCGATGATGATCTGGCGGTGGTCTATCGGCCGCTGCTTCCTGTACCGTTCTACCAACTGTTGGAAGCGCGCGGCGTAGAACTGATCGACGTGAGCGATGAGGAGTTCGCCACGATGGGCACCAACGTGCTGGCATTGGGGCCGCGCGATTGCCTGATGCTGGATCACAACCACGAGACGCGGGCGGCGCTGGAGGCGGCCGGCTGCCGGGTGACGGTGTATCGCGGGGATGAACTATCGCTGAAGGCCGAGGGCGGGGCGACCTGCCTGACGCGGGCGATTTTAAGAGAAACCACAGATTAA
- the panD gene encoding aspartate 1-decarboxylase, which produces MRWVMRSKIHKATVVQADVNYVGSITIDEDLMDRVGLWEREKVLVVSNTSGARLETYVIPGARGTGVINMNGAAAHLIKAGEEIIIIAFELTDKPIPARQILVDKENRYVRDL; this is translated from the coding sequence ATGCGATGGGTTATGCGTTCCAAGATTCACAAGGCGACGGTCGTGCAGGCCGACGTCAATTATGTCGGCAGTATCACGATCGATGAAGACCTCATGGATCGCGTGGGGTTGTGGGAGCGGGAGAAGGTGCTGGTGGTCAGCAACACCAGCGGCGCGCGGCTGGAGACGTATGTCATCCCCGGGGCGCGCGGCACGGGGGTGATCAATATGAACGGGGCGGCGGCGCACCTGATCAAGGCGGGGGAGGAGATCATCATCATCGCCTTTGAATTGACCGATAAGCCGATCCCCGCCCGGCAGATCCTGGTGGATAAAGAGAACCGCTACGTGCGCGATTTGTAA
- a CDS encoding P1 family peptidase, with product MPRIRELGFYESELPPGPRNAISDVAGVTVGHSTLIRGEGAADSNWRPGHGPFRTGVTVILPHGGNLYEQKVVAAVHTINGYGKPIGFEQVRELGVIESPIALTGTLNAPRVADALITLAVEQNNHIGVGFAATGYRGYASVNPIVGETNDGYLSDLQGRPVGLAEVRAALAAASTEVTEGAVGAGTGTSCYGWKGGIGTASRVLPGEAGGYTVGVLVQSNFGRAEELTVCGVRVGKLLCPPEKGAGKTAGEQGRKGAGEKEALFTPAPLPPRSPASLPPRSPASPAGSIMIVLATDAPLEARGLGRLARRVALGLARTGHTGHGSSGDFVIAFSTAQSIADRPQRLVARTVIDEQPILDWLALAVVESVEEAVYNSMLMARTVVGRNEHVRYGLPGEEVARIVGRPRP from the coding sequence ATGCCACGAATCAGAGAACTGGGTTTCTACGAGAGCGAGCTGCCGCCGGGGCCGCGCAACGCCATCAGTGACGTGGCCGGGGTGACGGTGGGGCATTCCACGTTGATCAGGGGCGAGGGCGCGGCTGACTCCAATTGGCGGCCGGGTCATGGCCCATTCCGCACCGGGGTGACGGTTATCCTGCCCCACGGCGGCAACCTGTACGAGCAGAAAGTGGTTGCCGCCGTACATACCATCAACGGCTACGGCAAGCCCATCGGCTTCGAGCAGGTGCGCGAGTTGGGGGTCATCGAGTCGCCCATCGCCCTGACCGGCACGCTGAACGCGCCACGGGTGGCCGACGCGCTGATCACCCTGGCCGTGGAGCAAAATAACCACATCGGCGTGGGCTTCGCGGCCACGGGCTACCGGGGGTATGCCAGCGTGAACCCCATCGTGGGCGAGACCAACGACGGCTATCTGAGCGACTTGCAGGGGCGGCCCGTCGGCCTGGCCGAGGTGCGGGCGGCCCTGGCGGCGGCCTCGACCGAGGTGACCGAAGGCGCGGTCGGCGCGGGTACGGGCACGAGCTGCTACGGTTGGAAGGGCGGCATCGGTACGGCGTCGCGGGTCTTGCCGGGCGAGGCGGGCGGCTACACGGTCGGGGTGCTGGTGCAGAGCAACTTCGGCCGGGCGGAGGAGTTGACGGTGTGTGGGGTGAGAGTGGGGAAGTTGTTGTGCCCACCGGAAAAGGGGGCTGGAAAAACAGCAGGGGAGCAGGGGAGAAAGGGAGCAGGGGAGAAAGAAGCGCTCTTCACCCCTGCTCCCCTGCCCCCCCGCTCCCCTGCTTCCCTGCCCCCCCGCTCCCCTGCTTCCCCCGCAGGCTCCATCATGATCGTCCTCGCCACCGACGCGCCGCTGGAGGCGCGCGGGCTGGGGCGGCTGGCGCGGCGGGTGGCGCTGGGGCTGGCGCGCACGGGCCACACCGGCCACGGCAGCAGCGGCGATTTCGTCATCGCCTTCTCCACGGCCCAGTCCATCGCCGACCGGCCGCAGCGACTCGTGGCGCGAACGGTCATCGACGAGCAGCCCATCCTGGATTGGCTGGCCCTGGCGGTGGTGGAGAGCGTGGAGGAGGCGGTCTACAATAGTATGCTGATGGCCCGGACAGTGGTAGGGCGCAATGAGCACGTGCGCTATGGGTTGCCGGGGGAAGAGGTGGCGCGGATTGTGGGGCGGCCACGTCCTTAG
- a CDS encoding helix-turn-helix domain-containing protein — MSEMVHESSGNVFTDLGFDDGEAAILQMRAKLLADLRENVIASGMTQTQAAKRLGIAQSRLSDLMRNKWEKFSLEMLITLEARAGRQVIVELAGVSTL; from the coding sequence ATGAGTGAAATGGTTCACGAGTCGAGTGGCAATGTATTTACCGATCTGGGGTTTGATGATGGTGAGGCGGCTATCCTGCAAATGCGGGCCAAGTTGCTCGCTGACCTGCGCGAGAACGTTATCGCCAGCGGCATGACGCAAACGCAGGCGGCCAAGAGGCTGGGCATTGCCCAATCGCGGCTATCCGATTTGATGCGCAATAAATGGGAGAAATTTAGTCTGGAGATGCTCATCACCCTGGAGGCCAGGGCCGGGCGGCAGGTGATAGTGGAACTGGCCGGGGTTTCTACGCTATGA